The DNA region AGCCCGACGTCAATTTCCACTGCATGGCGGCGCAGGACGCGCTGCTCGACACGGTCGAGTTCTGGCTGAAGCGCGGCGTTGACGGCTTCCGCCTCGATACGGTGAATTTCTACGTCCACTCGCAGGGGCTGGAAAACAACCCGCCCTCGTCGCTGGAAGACCGCAATTCGCCCGAGGCGCCGGCCGTCAATCCGTATAACTGGCAGGATCACATCCACGACAAGAGCCAGCCGGAAAATCTCGAATTCCTGAAGCGGTTGCGGGCGCTGCTTGATCGCTATCCGGGCCAGACCACCGTCGGCGAGATCGGCGACGGGCCGCGTTCGCTGAAGACCATGGCGGCGTACACGTCGGGCGGCGACAAGCTGCACATGTGCTACACCTTCGACTTCCTGTCGCCGATCTTCACCAAGGAGCACTTCGTCGCCCGCATCAAGGCGTTCGAGGCGATCGTTGGCGATGGCTGGCCGTGCTGGGCGTTCTCGAACCACGACATCGTTCGCCATGTGAGCCGCTGGACCCATGACGGCGATTTCGACGCCATGGCCAAGCTCGCCGCGGCGATCCTCCTGTCGCTGCGCGGCTCGGTCTGCCTTTATCAGGGCGAGGAACTCGGTCTCACCGAGGCGGATATCGCCTTCGAGGATCTGCAGGATCCCTACGGCATTCGCTTCTGGCCGGAATATAAGGGCCGTGACGGCTGCCGCACGCCGATGGTGTGGGAATCGAACGGCACCTATGGCGGCTTTTCCAGCGCCAAGCCCTGGCTGCCGGTGCCGCAGGAGCACATCGCCCGTGCGGCCAATCGCGAGGAGAGCGACCATGCGTCGGTCCTTGAGCAGTA from Kaistia algarum includes:
- the bglA gene encoding beta-galactosidase BglA; translated protein: MNEQVSTVGAAARPVDADWWRGAVIYQIYPRSFQDTNGDGVGDLKGITQRLGYIAELGADAIWISPFFKSPMKDFGYDVSDYCAVDGLFGTIEDFDRLIAEAHDRGIKVMIDQVLSHTSDQHAWFKESRSSKDNAKADWYVWADAKPDGNPPNNWLSIFGGSAWEWDTTRCQYFLHNFLTSQPDVNFHCMAAQDALLDTVEFWLKRGVDGFRLDTVNFYVHSQGLENNPPSSLEDRNSPEAPAVNPYNWQDHIHDKSQPENLEFLKRLRALLDRYPGQTTVGEIGDGPRSLKTMAAYTSGGDKLHMCYTFDFLSPIFTKEHFVARIKAFEAIVGDGWPCWAFSNHDIVRHVSRWTHDGDFDAMAKLAAAILLSLRGSVCLYQGEELGLTEADIAFEDLQDPYGIRFWPEYKGRDGCRTPMVWESNGTYGGFSSAKPWLPVPQEHIARAANREESDHASVLEQYRRQIAFRHAHPALIRGSIAFVDTPDDVLGFVRTEGDEAVLCLFNLGASAASVALPAGAEVAALDGHGFTASLDAAARTVSLGGRDVFYGRIA